The genomic region GAGACCATCGAACTTCATCCACGGATGATACGCCGAGCACCAGGAAGCAATGCCCGTTCGGGCCGAGCGCGATCGAACGGAATCTGGCCGCGAGCCCGAACATGTTCCCGATCCGAACCTTTGCGGCATCGCGCACGATCGGAAAATCCTTCGAGGCGAATGGCCGCTCGGTCATGGCATCGTGGCGCACCCAAGGCTGTGGCGGCATCGGCGGCTTGGCGGAACGTAGATGACGCGCAACAAAGTTTCAGCGCCCGCCACTTTCGTGACGAGCGCTGAATCTGTTCAGGAATTTCAGGCCTGAGCCCCGGAGCGGTGCCCCGGGGCTTAATGCATGGCCGTGGAGCTGAGCTGCTGCTGGATGCTCTTGAAATGGTCGAGCCGCGCGATGGCCTGATCGAGCTCGTCGCCTTCGTGCTCCTTCAGTCCCTCTTCCATTTCCGCGATCGTCTCGGCGAACTGTGCACGATCGAGCTCGTCCAGCGAGGTCGCGACGTCCGCGAGCACGGTCAGGCCCTTCTCGGAGACTTCGGCGAGGCCGCCGAGCACGATGACCTTCTCGTGCCGGCCGCCGGTGGTGACGGTGAGAATGCCCGGGCGGATCGCAGCGACGACCGGCGCGTGTCCGGCCAGCACGCCGAAATCACCCTCGACGCCTGGGATGTCGACCTGATCGACCTCACCCGAGAAGGCGAGCTTTTCCGGGGAGACGAGATCGAAGTGGAAGGTGGCCATGGGAAACCTGCGAGTAGCGAGTGGCGGATAGCGAGTGGCGGTCGGGAGCAGCTTCTATTCGCTACTCCCCATTCGCCATTCGCCTCTTAGGCGGCTTCCGCCGCCAGCTTCTTGCCCTTCTCGACGGCTTCTTCGATGGTGCCGACCATGTAGAAGGCGGCTTCCGGCAGGTGGTCGTACTTGCCTTCGACCAGGCCCTTGAAGCCCTTGATGGTGTCGGCGAGCTCGACGAACTTGCCGGGCGAACCCGTGAAGATCTCGGCGACGTGGAACGGCTGCGACAGGAAGCGCTCGATCTTGCGGGCGCGGGCCACCGTCAGCTTGTCCTCTTCCGAAAGCTCGTCCATGCCGAGAATGGCGATGATGTCCTGAAGCGACTTGTAGCGCTGCAGCACCTGCTGGACCTGACGGGCGACGGCGTAGTGCTCCTCGCCGACGACCAGCGGGGAGAGCATGCGCGAGGTCGAGTCGAGCGGGTCCACCGCCGGATAGATGCCCTTTTCCGAGATCGCGCGCGACAGCACCGTGGTGGCGTCCAAGTGCGCGAACGAGGTCGCGGGCGCCGGGTCGGTCAAGTCGTCGGCCGGCACGTAGATGGCCTGCACCGAGGTGATCGACCCCTTCTGCGTGGTGGTGATGCGCTCCTGCAGCGCGCCCATGTCGGTCGCGAGCGTCGGCTGATAACCCACCGCCGAAGGAATACGGCCGAGCAGCGCCGACACTTCCGAACCCGCTTGCGTGAAGCGGAAGATGTTGTCGACGAAGAACAGCACGTCCTGGCCCTGGTCGCGGAAGTGCTCGGCGACGGTCAGACCGGTCAGGCCGACGCGGGCGCGGGCGCCCGGCGGCTCGTTCATCTGACCGAACACCAGCGCGCACTTCGACTTCACGCTCGGATCTGGATTGTGCGGATCGGCGTTGACCTTGGACTCGATGAACTCGTGATAGAGGTCGTTGCCCTCGCGGGTACGCTCGCCGACGCCGGCGAACACGGAGTAACCGCCGTGCGCCTTGGCGACGTTGTTGATCAGCTCCTGAATCAGCACGGTCTTGCCGACGCCGGCGCCGCCGAACAGGCCGATCTTGCCGCCCTTCGCATACGGAGCGAGCAGATCGACGACCTTGATGCCGGTGACGAGAATTTCGGCTTCGGTCGACTGGTCGGTATAGGTCGGCGCTTCCTGGTGGATGGCGCGGGTGCCTTCCGACTTGATCGGGCCGGCCTCGTCGATCGGCTCGCCGATGACGTTCATGATGCGGCCCAGCGTACCGTCACCCACGGGAACCGAAATCGGCTGACCGGTGTCGGTCACTTCCTGGCCGCGCACCAGACCTTCGGTGGCGTCCATCGCGATGGTGCGGACGGTCGACTCACCGAGATGCTGCGCGACTTCCAGCACCAGGCGGTTGTTGCCGTTCTTGGTCTCCAGCGAGTTGAGAATGGCCGGGAGGTGGCCTTGGAACTGCACGTCGACGACGGCGCCCATGACCTGGGTAACGCGACCGATCTGTGTGGCTGCTGTAGCCATTTACTGTCTCCTTCGATCCGAATTTCGTGTCCGGTCAGACTGCTTCTGCACCGGAGATGATTTCGATGAGTTCCTTGGTGATCTGCGCCTGACGCGTACGGTTGTAGACCAGCGTCTGCTTGCGGATCATTTCGCCGGCGTTGCGGGTGGCGTTGTCCATCGCCGACATCTGCGCGCCGTAGAACGAAGCGTTGTTCTCGAGCAGGGCGCGGAAGATCTGCACCGCGAGATTACGCGGCAACAGGCGCGTGAGGATCTCGTCCTCCTCCGGCTCATATTCGTAAGAGGTCGCGCTGCCGTTCGCAGCGCCTTCCTCGACAACCAGCGGAATGATCTGCTGAGCGGTCGGGACCTGTGCGATCACCGACTTGAATTGCGAATAGAACAGCGTGCAGACGTCGAACTCGCCGTTGTCGAACCGGGCCAGCACTTTCTTGGCGATGTCCTCGGCGTTGACGAAGCCGAGCTGGCGCACGCTGCGCAGGTCGAGATGCTCGACGATCTGCTTGTCGAACTGGCGGCGGAGCTGCTCGTAACCCTTGCGGCCGACGCAGAAGAATTTCACTTCCTTGCCCTGCGCGATCAGCGCCAGGGCGCGCTCGCGGGCGAGACGCACGATCGAGGAGTTGAAGGCGCCGGACA from Bradyrhizobium sp. CB1015 harbors:
- a CDS encoding F0F1 ATP synthase subunit epsilon, with the protein product MATFHFDLVSPEKLAFSGEVDQVDIPGVEGDFGVLAGHAPVVAAIRPGILTVTTGGRHEKVIVLGGLAEVSEKGLTVLADVATSLDELDRAQFAETIAEMEEGLKEHEGDELDQAIARLDHFKSIQQQLSSTAMH
- the atpD gene encoding F0F1 ATP synthase subunit beta, whose product is MATAATQIGRVTQVMGAVVDVQFQGHLPAILNSLETKNGNNRLVLEVAQHLGESTVRTIAMDATEGLVRGQEVTDTGQPISVPVGDGTLGRIMNVIGEPIDEAGPIKSEGTRAIHQEAPTYTDQSTEAEILVTGIKVVDLLAPYAKGGKIGLFGGAGVGKTVLIQELINNVAKAHGGYSVFAGVGERTREGNDLYHEFIESKVNADPHNPDPSVKSKCALVFGQMNEPPGARARVGLTGLTVAEHFRDQGQDVLFFVDNIFRFTQAGSEVSALLGRIPSAVGYQPTLATDMGALQERITTTQKGSITSVQAIYVPADDLTDPAPATSFAHLDATTVLSRAISEKGIYPAVDPLDSTSRMLSPLVVGEEHYAVARQVQQVLQRYKSLQDIIAILGMDELSEEDKLTVARARKIERFLSQPFHVAEIFTGSPGKFVELADTIKGFKGLVEGKYDHLPEAAFYMVGTIEEAVEKGKKLAAEAA
- a CDS encoding F0F1 ATP synthase subunit gamma, which produces MASLKDMRVRIASTKATQKITKAMQMVAASKLRRAQTAAEAARPYADKMSAVISNIASAAAGSPGAPALLAGTGRDQVHLLLVCTGERGLSGAFNSSIVRLARERALALIAQGKEVKFFCVGRKGYEQLRRQFDKQIVEHLDLRSVRQLGFVNAEDIAKKVLARFDNGEFDVCTLFYSQFKSVIAQVPTAQQIIPLVVEEGAANGSATSYEYEPEEDEILTRLLPRNLAVQIFRALLENNASFYGAQMSAMDNATRNAGEMIRKQTLVYNRTRQAQITKELIEIISGAEAV